A genomic window from Triticum urartu cultivar G1812 chromosome 7, Tu2.1, whole genome shotgun sequence includes:
- the LOC125521888 gene encoding O-fucosyltransferase 8-like, translating into METRTERNGGAFLTDRAAEMDGPYVAVVGQAGGVEGSRVGATNIGRLRQGKAARGGVNVSSWHLRVFAAVVGVMGCLLLAASLVMSALHQVQFRNGAISVNFRGLQELKHNFVKKEQSEQIMHERLLQMATLATTKNESDDGNFALWEEPYKQARKWTPCAAKYTLEEEPSDDNNGFILISANGGLNQQRVAVCNAVVVAALLNATLVLPRFLHSSVWKDKSQFGDIYQEDYFVNYMKSDVLIVKDLPPHLQSLDLEAIGSQVTDNDISKEAEPSEFIRTALPILQKNGVVHFLGFGNRLGFDSVPADLQRLRCRCNFHALKFAPEIQKLGSLLVQRLRGVSAMQTEMDKQLFGSNMLERPFGEKGDDAGGPSRYLALHLRFEEDMVAYSLCEFGGGEEERRELQAFRETHFPALVTRLRNTTVSPEELRSQGRCPLTPEEAGLILAALGYDRGTFIYVAGSQIYGGATRLRPLTRLYPNLVTKEDILSSDELAPLKNFSSRLAALDFIACASSDVFAVTDSGSQLSSLVSGHRVYHGRGRAPTLHPNRKRYAQILSEEGGIEWAGFQRRVRAMVDEYKRVRARPRGRTVYRQPRTPGCMCRAGGDDSIDF; encoded by the exons ATGGAGACGCGCACGGAGCGTAATGGCGGTGCGTTCTTGACCGACCGGGCGGCCGAGATGGACGGCCCTTACGTCGCCGTCGTCGGTCAGGCCGGCGGCGTCGAGGGCAGCAGGGTCGGCGCCACCAACATCGGGAGGCTGCGGCAGGGGAAGGCGGCCAGGGGCGGCGTCAACGTCTCCTCGTGGCACCTCAGGGTGTTCGCCGCCGTGGTCGGGGTCATGGGCTGCCTCCTGCTCGCCGCCTCCCTCGTCATGTCCGCGCTTCACCAGGTGCAGTTCCGGAACGGCGCCATCTCCGTCAACTTCAGGGGCCTCCAG GAGCTCAAGCACAATTTCGTCAAGAAGGAGCAGTCAGAGCAGATAATGCATGAAAGACTTCTACAGATGGCAACTTTAGCCACCACCAAG AACGAGTCAGATGATGGAAATTTCGCATTATGGGAGGAACCCTACAAACAGGCGCGCAAATGGACGCCCTGCGCCGCCAAATACACCTTGGAAGAAG AGCCTAGCGACGACAACAATGGATTCATTCTGATCAGCGCAAACGGCGGCCTGAACCAACAGCGCGTCGCC GTGTGCAATGCTGTTGTCGTTGCAGCTCTGCTTAATGCCACACTGGTTCTGCCCCGGTTTCTTCACAGCAGCGTGTGGAAGGACAAAAG TCAGTTCGGTGACATCTACCAGGAAGACTACTTCGTGAACTATATGAAGAGCGATGTGCTCATCGTGAAAGATTTACCGCCCCATCTCCAGTCGCTGGACCTCGAGGCAATCGGTAGCCAA GTTACCGACAACGACATCTCCAAAGAGGCTGAACCATCTGAATTCATCAGAACTGCACTCCCCATTCTTCAGAAAAATGGTGTTGTTCATTTCCTCGGGTTCGGTAACCGGCTTGGCTTCGACTCGGTGCCTGCCGATCTGCAG AGGCTGCGGTGCAGATGCAACTTCCACGCTCTCAAGTTCGCCCCCGAGATCCAGAAGCTGGGCTCGCTGCTGGTCCAGCGGCTGCGGGGGGTGAGCGCGATGCAGACGGAGATGGACAAGCAGCTGTTCGGAAGCAACATGCTGGAGCGGCCGTTCGGGGAGAAGGGCGACGACGCCGGCGGGCCGAGCAGGTACCTCGCTCTGCACCTGAGGTTCGAGGAGGACATGGTCGCCTACTCCCTCTGCGAGttcggcggcggcgaggaggagaggagggagctGCAGGCCTTCAGGGAGACCCACTTCCCGGCCCTCGTGACGCGCCTCCGGAACAC CACGGTGTCGCCGGAGGAGCTGCGGAGCCAGGGGAGGTGCCCGCTGACGCCGGAGGAAGCCGGGCTCATCCTCGCCGCGCTCGGCTACGACCGCGGGACGTTCATCTACGTGGCCGGGTCGCAGATATACGGCGGCGCGACGCGGCTGCGCCCGCTCACGCGGCTGTACCCGAACCTGGTCACCAAGGAAGACATCCTCTCCTCCGACGAGCTCGCTCCGCTCAAGAACTTCTCCTCCCGG CTGGCGGCGCTGGACTTCATCGCGTGCGCCTCGTCGGACGTGTTCGCGGTGACGGACTCCGGCAGCCAGCTGTCGTCGCTGGTGTCGGGGCACCGCGTGTACCACGGCCGGGGCCGCGCGCCGACGCTGCACCCGAACCGGAAGCGGTACGCTCAGATCCTCTCCGAGGAGGGCGGCATCGAGTGGGCCGGGTTCCAGAGGAGGGTGAGGGCCATGGTGGACGAGTACAAGCGGGTCCGCGCCCGGCCCAGGGGCCGGACCGTCTACCGGCAGCCCAGGACGCCCGGGTGCATGTGCAGGGCCGGCGGCGACGACAGCATCGACTTCTGA